In Macaca fascicularis isolate 582-1 chromosome 15, T2T-MFA8v1.1, one genomic interval encodes:
- the MYMK gene encoding protein myomaker isoform X1, with product MGTLVAKLLLPTLSSLAFLPTVSIAAKRRFHMEAMVYLFTLFFVALHHACNGPGLSVLCFMRHDILEYFSVYGTALSMWVSLMALADFDEPKRSTFVMFGVLTIAVRIYHDRWGYGVYSGPIGTAILIIAAKWLQKMKEKKGLYPDKSVYTQQIGPGLCFGALALMLRFFFEDWDYTYVHSFYHCALAMSFVLLLPKVNKKAGAPGAPAKLDCSTLCCACV from the exons ATGGGGACGCTGGTGGCCAAGCTACTCCTGCCCACCCTCAGCAGCCTGGCCTTCCTCCCCACTGTCAGCATCGCGGCCAAGAGGCGGTTCCACATGGAGGCCATGGTCTACCTCTTCACCCTGTTCTTCGTGGCG CTCCACCATGCCTGCAACGGACCCGGCTTGTCTGTGCTGTGCTTCATGCGACACGACATCCTGGAATACTTCAGCGTCTACGGAACAGCCCTGAGCATGTGGGTCTCGCTGATGG CACTGGCCGACTTCgatgagcccaagaggtcaacaTTTGTGATGTTCGGCGTCCTGACCATTGCTGTGAGGATCTACCACGACCGCTGGGGCTACGGGGTGTACTCAGGCCCCATCGGCACAGCCATCCTCATCATTGCGGCAAAGTGG CtgcagaagatgaaggagaagAAGGGCCTGTACCCAGACAAGAGCGTCTACACCCAGCAGATAGGCCCCGGCCTCTGCTTCGGGGCGCTGGCCCTGATGCTACGCTTCTTCTTCGAG GACTGGGACTACACCTATGTCCACAGCTTCTACCACTGTGCCCTGGCCATGTCCTTTGTTCTGCTGCTGCCCAAGGTCAACAAGAAGGCTGGAGCCCCGGGGGCCCCGGCCAAGCTGGACTGCTCCACCCTGTGCTGTGCTTGTGTCTGA
- the MYMK gene encoding protein myomaker isoform X2 produces the protein MGRTEASTPPPGCWKGPTRKLHHACNGPGLSVLCFMRHDILEYFSVYGTALSMWVSLMALADFDEPKRSTFVMFGVLTIAVRIYHDRWGYGVYSGPIGTAILIIAAKWLQKMKEKKGLYPDKSVYTQQIGPGLCFGALALMLRFFFEDWDYTYVHSFYHCALAMSFVLLLPKVNKKAGAPGAPAKLDCSTLCCACV, from the exons atggggagaacagaggcctccaccccacctcccgGCTGCTGGAAGGGCCCAACGAGAAAG CTCCACCATGCCTGCAACGGACCCGGCTTGTCTGTGCTGTGCTTCATGCGACACGACATCCTGGAATACTTCAGCGTCTACGGAACAGCCCTGAGCATGTGGGTCTCGCTGATGG CACTGGCCGACTTCgatgagcccaagaggtcaacaTTTGTGATGTTCGGCGTCCTGACCATTGCTGTGAGGATCTACCACGACCGCTGGGGCTACGGGGTGTACTCAGGCCCCATCGGCACAGCCATCCTCATCATTGCGGCAAAGTGG CtgcagaagatgaaggagaagAAGGGCCTGTACCCAGACAAGAGCGTCTACACCCAGCAGATAGGCCCCGGCCTCTGCTTCGGGGCGCTGGCCCTGATGCTACGCTTCTTCTTCGAG GACTGGGACTACACCTATGTCCACAGCTTCTACCACTGTGCCCTGGCCATGTCCTTTGTTCTGCTGCTGCCCAAGGTCAACAAGAAGGCTGGAGCCCCGGGGGCCCCGGCCAAGCTGGACTGCTCCACCCTGTGCTGTGCTTGTGTCTGA